One genomic segment of Bombina bombina isolate aBomBom1 chromosome 4, aBomBom1.pri, whole genome shotgun sequence includes these proteins:
- the LOC128656009 gene encoding uncharacterized protein LOC128656009 gives MWSLRGMIATNLFVFVWVLLQKLPICDCNELSITNLTRSRRWSSSSIIRGWTGLWSSQDLHKDCLGKLTFNVGGKIEIFAEKHQDNLIGFWRVNQGNKVEWECKWVAWGKWTVGLVGEGVSVSTTFTNPIHTINGDNYNITKVIFEQQIGEGINWRVTAANFGGGIEVYLKIDQIKETTTFTPLIYSTLITTPKMKHYDNTPMCKGKSVVSSGPFQTSTIKPTPVLRDATFQFITWKIKIIDWLVSTHYQNCSRITATMEKALVKWAEGTRRRTRRDIMDTVLGGVGTGLGVVNSIDISSLTATLQSQGMLNAKGIHTQQMINTLVETLTQTVIQVQGPAIQHTEEILIGVISRLREVSWDFVCISMQTELSTDFKLIAQAMENNHTPLGGWEQSVVNSFASKHRELWLNSWLGCRENICRATSLVPTSGTYQNVYHLFSLGTPVTESHVLHHELEFPNFIWNGSHMEQVDMSGCIRFPSKILCLPNQARIIFDSCWHNHSYCNGFVEKVNPQDMIFPLGQGKVCFVALKPKDEVHVWFDRCNSREQITPGIYCITGYPVRISSLQFNFTVPQLLTYNATLGAPLITPILVDDAPWQKWVTLLQKDSVLLEHLKNFGERVHVNFYHQEQELQRIEHTFTEMSSATWWQKLANSFSKQSSWGSALGNLFIHPFIIILFISILCIIIQICMCCYLKSLIARVYHLYYGMRMEASLVH, from the coding sequence atgtggagcctgagaggaatgatcgccacaaacctatttgtatttgtgtgggtgttattgcaaaaacttCCAATCTGTGACTGTAATGAACTTTCAATCACAAACCTCACAAGGAGTCGTAGATGGAGCTCAAGCAGCATCATCAGAGGATGGACAGGCTTATGGAGCTCTCAAGACCTTCACAAAGATTGTTtgggaaaattgacttttaatgtgggtgggaaaattgaaatatttgcagaaaaacatcaagacaatttaattggtttttggagggtcaatcagggtaataaagttgaatgggaatgtaagtgggtggcttggggaaaatggactgtaggtctggtgggagaaggtgtttctgtgtctacaacatttacaaatcctattcacactataaatggcgataactataatataaccaaggttatatttgaacaacaaattggagaagggattaattggagGGTTACAGCTGccaactttggtggagggattgaagtatacttaaaaatagatcAAATAAAGGAAACAACCACATTTACgcctttgatctattctactttaatcactacaccaaagatgaaacattatgacaatactccaatgtgtaaggggaaaagtgttgtttctagtggtccatttcaaacaagtacaatcaagccaactccagtattgagggatgccacattccaatttatcacgtggaagattaaaataatagattggctagtttccacacattaccaaaattgttccagaattactgccactatggaaaaagcattagttaagtgggcagaaggtactaggagaaggactaggagggatatcatggatacagttttgggaggtgtgggaacagggctaggtgtggtaaattccattgacatatccagcttaacagcaaccttacagtctcaggggatgttaaatgcaaaagggattcatacgcaacaaatgataaacaccctggtagagacactgacacagacagtcattcaggttcagggtcctgccattcaacatacagaggaaatactgataggagtaattagtaggttaagggaagtatcctgggattttgtgtgtatttccatgcaaacagaattatcaactgactttaaattaatagcacaggctatggaaaataaccatacacctttgggagggtgggagcagtctgttgttaacagttttgcatcaaaacacagagaattatggttaaacagttggttgggatgcagggaaaatatatgcagggctacttcacttgtgcccactagtggtacctatcagaatgtttatcatttgttttcactaggaacacctgtcacagaatctcatgttttacatcatgagttagagttcccaaattttatatggaatggttcccatatggaacaggtagacatgtctggctgcataaggtttccttctaaaattttatgtctacccaaccaggcaagaataatttttgattcctgctggcataatcactcatattgcaatggttttgtggagaaagttaatccccaagatatgatttttcccttaggacaaggaaaggtgtgttttgttgcattgaagcctaaagatgaagtgcatgtatggtttgacaggtgtaattcaagggaacaaatcacaccagggatttattgtattactgggtaccctgtgaggataagttcactacagtttaacttcactgtcccacagttactcacatataatgctaccttgggggctccactcataaccccaatattagtagatgatgcaccttggcaaaaatgggtaaccttattgcaaaaagactctgtgttactagaacatcttaaaaattttggggaacgtgttcatgtaaatttctaccatcaggaacaagaactacaaaggattgaacatacttTTACGGAGATGTCAAGTGCAacctggtggcagaaattagcaaattccttttcgaaacagtcatcatggggttctgcattgggaaatctgtttatacatccatttataatcatattatttatttctatattatgtataattattcaaatttgtatgtgttgttatttaaaatcattaattgcacgtgtatatcacttatattatggtatgcgaatggaagcgtctttagtacactaa